The Cryomorphaceae bacterium 1068 genome window below encodes:
- a CDS encoding TlpA disulfide reductase family protein, translating to MKILTTSIAIIGLAVLTAFSVSSNNVDKNTPVEQSGEVGLNIGDIAPELSFESPDGKMLSLSDLKGNVVLIDFWASWCGPCRRENPNVVNAYNKYKKAKFKNAKGFEIYSVSLDKAKDKWVAAIAQDKLAWKYHVSDLGGWSSKPAQIYNVRSIPQSILIDENGVILAKNLRGQYLDMALDELVESF from the coding sequence ATGAAAATATTGACAACAAGCATAGCAATTATAGGGTTGGCGGTACTTACAGCATTCAGCGTAAGCTCCAATAACGTAGATAAGAACACCCCAGTAGAGCAATCAGGCGAAGTAGGGCTTAACATCGGCGACATCGCTCCTGAATTATCCTTTGAGAGTCCTGATGGAAAAATGTTGAGCCTTTCTGACCTCAAGGGAAATGTCGTTTTAATCGACTTTTGGGCCTCGTGGTGCGGACCGTGCAGAAGAGAAAATCCAAATGTGGTGAACGCCTACAACAAATACAAGAAGGCTAAATTCAAGAATGCCAAAGGTTTTGAGATTTACAGCGTAAGCCTTGACAAGGCCAAAGACAAGTGGGTGGCAGCTATTGCCCAAGACAAGTTGGCTTGGAAATACCACGTAAGTGATCTAGGAGGATGGAGTTCTAAGCCTGCTCAGATTTACAATGTGCGCAGTATTCCTCAAAGCATTTTGATTGATGAGAATGGTGTAATTCTAGCCAAAAACTTAAGAGGCCAGTATCTCGATATGGCTTTGGATGAATTGGTAGAGAGTTTCTAA
- the murA gene encoding UDP-N-acetylglucosamine 1-carboxyvinyltransferase, with translation MGAFEIIGGQKLKGEIIPQGAKNEVLQILCAVLLTPERVEIENVPDIIDVNKLIDLLRDLGVKVEKLGKEHYAFTAENVDIEYLHTETFKKKGSGLRGSIMIVGPLLARFGKGYIPKPGGDKIGRRRLDTHFIGFEKLGAKFNYNPGEQFYQVEADNLKGTFHHMDEPSVTGTANVIMAASMAKGTTTLYNAACEPYIQQLCKMLNAMGAKIEGAGSNRITIEGVEYLGGTKHRVLPDMIEIGSFIGLAAMTGSEITIKDVNYPMLGIIPDTFRRLGIKMDLRGDDLHIPAQDHYAIDTYIDGSIMTVSDHPWPGFTPDLLSIVLVVATQAKGSVLIHQKMFESRLFFVDKLIDMGAQIILCDPHRATVIGLDKQVNLKGISMTSPDIRAGVSLLIAALSADGKSTIHNIEQIDRGYQNIDTRLQALGANIKRIS, from the coding sequence ATGGGTGCATTTGAAATTATCGGGGGACAAAAATTAAAAGGTGAGATTATTCCCCAAGGTGCAAAAAACGAGGTTCTTCAAATCCTTTGCGCTGTGCTGCTAACTCCTGAAAGGGTTGAAATAGAAAACGTTCCCGATATCATTGATGTCAATAAACTGATCGATCTCCTGCGCGATTTGGGAGTAAAGGTGGAGAAGCTGGGAAAAGAGCACTATGCCTTCACTGCTGAAAACGTAGACATAGAATACCTCCATACCGAGACATTCAAAAAGAAAGGCAGCGGTCTTCGCGGTTCAATTATGATCGTCGGTCCTCTACTCGCTCGATTTGGAAAAGGATATATCCCAAAGCCCGGTGGAGACAAAATAGGTCGAAGAAGACTGGATACTCACTTCATCGGGTTTGAGAAACTCGGTGCCAAATTCAATTACAATCCCGGAGAGCAATTTTACCAAGTAGAAGCTGATAACCTCAAGGGCACTTTCCATCACATGGATGAGCCTTCCGTAACCGGTACTGCCAATGTTATTATGGCGGCTTCCATGGCCAAAGGCACTACCACTCTTTACAATGCGGCCTGCGAACCATACATTCAGCAACTTTGCAAAATGCTGAATGCAATGGGAGCTAAGATCGAAGGTGCGGGTTCCAATCGCATTACCATTGAAGGTGTTGAATACCTCGGGGGAACTAAGCATAGGGTGCTTCCCGACATGATCGAAATCGGCAGTTTCATTGGATTGGCAGCAATGACCGGTTCCGAAATTACTATCAAAGATGTCAACTATCCGATGCTTGGGATTATCCCTGACACCTTCAGAAGGTTGGGAATCAAGATGGATTTGAGGGGAGATGATCTCCACATTCCGGCGCAAGATCATTACGCTATCGATACTTATATTGATGGTTCTATCATGACCGTATCAGACCATCCGTGGCCTGGATTTACACCTGACTTATTGAGCATTGTTTTGGTTGTTGCCACACAGGCAAAAGGATCGGTATTGATCCATCAAAAAATGTTTGAAAGCCGTCTTTTCTTTGTGGATAAACTGATCGATATGGGAGCACAGATTATCCTTTGTGATCCGCACAGAGCCACGGTAATTGGATTGGACAAACAGGTAAACCTCAAAGGAATATCGATGACCTCACCTGATATTCGTGCGGGAGTTTCACTTTTGATTGCAGCACTTAGCGCGGACGGTAAGAGCACCATTCACAACATTGAACAAATTGATAGAGGATACCAAAATATAGACACCAGACTACAGGCCTTGGGTGCAAATATCAAGCGCATTTCGTAA
- a CDS encoding DUF4290 domain-containing protein, which yields MKLTYNSTRPDLKISEYGRSIHTMVAHCVTIEDRDERNRCARSIIKTMGNLFPQLRDVEDFNHKLWDHLHVMSDFKLDVESPYPKPTPESFESKPKKVGYPKNDIRLGHYGKTIEKLLEQVLLIEDDEERQKATISMGNVMKRAYVVWNQNSVRDEVIASDLQKLSNGKLKLENPEQDLESTQKVIQQMGVNKPPQRQNQRKGQKKRRKKRN from the coding sequence ATGAAATTAACTTACAATAGTACGCGGCCCGATTTAAAAATATCGGAATATGGCCGTAGTATCCATACAATGGTCGCACATTGTGTCACCATAGAAGATAGAGATGAACGCAATAGATGTGCGCGTTCCATTATTAAAACCATGGGAAACCTTTTCCCACAACTTCGTGACGTAGAAGACTTTAATCACAAATTGTGGGATCACCTACACGTGATGTCCGATTTTAAATTGGACGTGGAATCACCTTATCCCAAGCCTACTCCGGAGTCATTCGAATCAAAACCGAAGAAAGTAGGTTACCCCAAAAACGATATTCGTTTAGGTCACTATGGTAAGACTATCGAAAAGCTTCTCGAACAAGTCCTCTTGATCGAAGATGACGAAGAGCGTCAAAAAGCTACCATCAGCATGGGCAATGTAATGAAGCGTGCTTATGTGGTTTGGAACCAAAACAGTGTAAGAGATGAAGTGATAGCTTCAGACTTGCAGAAATTATCAAACGGCAAGTTGAAGCTGGAAAACCCCGAACAAGACCTGGAATCTACCCAAAAGGTGATACAGCAAATGGGAGTCAACAAGCCACCCCAAAGACAGAACCAGAGAAAAGGCCAAAAGAAACGACGCAAAAAAAGAAATTAA
- a CDS encoding UvrD-helicase domain-containing protein, translated as MEYLDSLNTAQKEAVINTEGPTMVIAGAGSGKTRVLTYRIAYLINKGVDPFQILALTFTNKAAKEMKERIASIIGSSEARNIWMGTFHSIFARILRVESEKLNYPSNFSIYDTQDSRNLLKSIVKEMGLDDKLYKASFVQNRISAAKNNLISPKAYREHAEIMSDDEMGGRPKLVEIYFEYNKRLFKSSAMDFDDLLYKTNVLLRDFPDVLYKYQHKFRYLLVDEYQDTNFSQYLIVKKLAALNENLCVVGDDAQSIYGFRGANIQNILNFKKDYPDYGLYKLEQNYRSTKRIVGAANSVIDKNRDRIKKDVWTSNDEGEIIRVVRNLSDNEEGLFVANDIFQEKNNARLDNKSFSILYRTNSQSRSMEEALRKLNIPYRIYGGQSFYQRKEIKDLLAYYRLTANPNDEESLKRVINYPTRGIGKTTLEKITIKANELDKSMWEIMTTSRDELDVNSGTKAKLANFTTMMKSFSAQLQTEEAFSLAEHVAKSTGLLRELYADKTPEGLSRFENIQELLNGIKEFTESERPEFDGKKPTLSDFLLDVALLTDADQNDDDDNKVSLMTIHASKGLEFPYVYIVGLEENLFPSQLSLNERSELEEERRLFYVALTRAEKKVTLTYAMSRYKYGSLNYCEPSRFIDEIDTQYVDLPETEERNAPSSFDETPWGGFGSSGGNSFAKRQNFKRKSETKPQTPQPSVPKNLKKVSQTSAAVGSTLPPGSVVVGTKVAHAKFGKGKVVNLEGESPNEKATVFFPTVGQKQLLLKFAKLEIVE; from the coding sequence ATGGAATATTTGGATTCTCTAAATACTGCCCAAAAAGAGGCAGTCATCAATACAGAAGGACCTACAATGGTCATCGCGGGCGCCGGATCAGGAAAGACACGAGTCCTTACATACAGAATCGCTTACCTTATTAATAAAGGAGTAGACCCGTTTCAAATCTTAGCCTTAACCTTCACAAATAAGGCAGCCAAAGAGATGAAAGAAAGGATTGCTTCCATCATAGGTTCGAGCGAAGCGCGAAATATCTGGATGGGAACCTTTCACAGTATTTTCGCAAGAATACTCAGAGTAGAATCTGAAAAGCTCAACTACCCTTCCAATTTCTCTATTTACGATACTCAAGATAGCCGTAATCTTTTGAAGAGTATTGTCAAAGAAATGGGGCTAGACGACAAACTTTACAAAGCGAGTTTTGTCCAGAACCGGATTTCGGCGGCGAAGAACAACCTCATCTCACCGAAAGCATACAGAGAGCACGCGGAAATCATGAGTGATGACGAGATGGGTGGCCGACCTAAACTGGTTGAAATCTATTTCGAATACAATAAGCGCTTGTTCAAGTCTTCAGCGATGGACTTTGATGATCTATTGTATAAAACGAATGTCTTGCTAAGGGATTTCCCTGACGTTTTGTATAAATACCAACACAAGTTCAGATACCTCCTGGTTGACGAGTACCAGGATACCAACTTCAGCCAATACCTTATAGTAAAGAAACTCGCTGCTCTCAATGAAAACCTTTGCGTGGTTGGGGACGACGCCCAGAGCATCTATGGATTTAGAGGGGCCAATATTCAGAATATTCTCAATTTTAAAAAGGACTACCCCGATTATGGTCTTTACAAACTCGAACAGAACTACCGCTCTACAAAGCGTATTGTAGGTGCCGCAAACAGCGTTATTGATAAAAACCGCGACCGCATAAAGAAAGATGTATGGACTTCCAATGATGAAGGAGAAATCATTCGTGTGGTTCGCAACCTATCTGACAATGAAGAAGGGCTATTCGTGGCCAATGACATCTTTCAAGAAAAGAATAACGCTAGGCTAGACAATAAAAGCTTCTCTATACTATACAGAACAAACTCCCAAAGTCGTTCGATGGAGGAGGCCCTGAGGAAACTTAATATTCCTTACCGCATATATGGAGGTCAATCTTTCTACCAAAGGAAGGAGATCAAAGACTTACTGGCTTATTATCGACTTACTGCCAATCCGAACGACGAGGAATCGCTGAAGCGAGTGATAAACTATCCCACTCGTGGAATTGGAAAAACGACCTTGGAGAAAATTACAATCAAAGCCAACGAGCTGGACAAAAGCATGTGGGAGATCATGACGACCTCTCGAGATGAGCTTGATGTAAATTCAGGTACGAAAGCAAAGCTGGCCAACTTCACAACGATGATGAAGAGCTTTTCTGCCCAATTGCAGACGGAGGAAGCCTTTTCCTTGGCCGAACATGTTGCGAAAAGCACGGGCCTCCTGCGCGAGCTCTATGCGGATAAAACGCCGGAGGGTTTGAGTCGTTTTGAAAACATCCAAGAACTCTTAAACGGGATAAAGGAGTTCACTGAAAGTGAGCGACCTGAATTTGATGGGAAAAAGCCAACACTCAGCGACTTCTTGTTAGATGTTGCTCTTTTGACCGATGCCGATCAGAACGATGACGATGATAACAAGGTAAGTCTCATGACTATCCATGCATCAAAAGGTCTTGAGTTTCCCTATGTCTACATCGTCGGGCTGGAAGAAAATCTATTTCCTTCTCAACTCTCGCTGAATGAAAGAAGCGAATTGGAAGAGGAGCGCCGACTATTTTATGTGGCATTGACGAGGGCTGAGAAAAAAGTCACCCTTACTTATGCGATGAGTAGATACAAGTACGGCAGCTTAAATTATTGTGAGCCCAGCCGATTCATCGATGAGATAGACACGCAATATGTAGATTTACCTGAGACTGAAGAGAGAAATGCACCTTCGTCCTTTGACGAGACCCCTTGGGGCGGATTCGGATCTTCAGGAGGCAACTCATTTGCCAAAAGGCAGAACTTCAAGAGAAAGTCTGAAACCAAACCACAAACACCTCAACCATCTGTACCGAAAAATCTCAAAAAAGTGAGTCAGACAAGTGCAGCGGTAGGAAGCACGCTACCTCCCGGATCTGTCGTAGTCGGAACGAAAGTGGCGCATGCTAAATTTGGCAAGGGAAAAGTGGTTAATCTTGAAGGAGAATCGCCAAATGAAAAAGCAACGGTCTTTTTCCCTACGGTTGGACAAAAACAGCTCCTTCTAAAATTTGCCAAGCTAGAAATCGTTGAATAG
- the rpsL gene encoding 30S ribosomal protein S12 codes for MPTIQQLIRKGRVTKAKTSKSAALASCPQRRGVCVRVYTTTPKKPNSAMRKVARVRLTNGREVNAYIGGEGHNLQEHSIVLVRGGRVKDLPGVRYHIVRGALDTAGVDGRTQRRSKYGTKRPKK; via the coding sequence ATGCCAACGATACAGCAGCTTATACGAAAAGGAAGAGTAACAAAAGCAAAGACAAGTAAGTCAGCCGCTTTAGCATCATGCCCTCAACGCCGAGGAGTTTGTGTGCGTGTATACACTACCACACCAAAGAAGCCGAATTCGGCAATGAGAAAAGTAGCGCGTGTGCGTTTGACCAACGGAAGAGAGGTGAACGCCTACATCGGGGGTGAAGGTCACAACCTGCAAGAACACAGTATTGTGTTGGTGCGTGGAGGAAGAGTAAAGGATCTTCCGGGTGTGCGTTACCACATTGTGCGTGGCGCGCTTGATACTGCCGGTGTTGACGGTCGTACACAACGTCGCTCTAAATACGGAACAAAAAGACCTAAGAAATAA
- the rpsG gene encoding 30S ribosomal protein S7 has translation MRRKTAKKRITLPDPKFNEVLVTKFVNNMMYAGKKNTAYSIFYDAIAIVDEKSGEEQGLDVWKKALTNVTPAVEVKSRRVGGATFQIPQPIRDSRKLSMAMKWLISYSRKRNEKTMSERMAYEIIAAAKEEGAAYKKKEDTHRMAEANRAFSHFRF, from the coding sequence ATGAGAAGAAAGACAGCAAAGAAACGCATCACTCTCCCCGACCCGAAGTTTAACGAGGTGTTGGTGACCAAGTTCGTGAACAACATGATGTACGCGGGCAAGAAGAATACTGCTTACTCAATCTTTTACGACGCGATTGCCATCGTTGATGAGAAAAGTGGGGAAGAACAAGGTTTGGACGTATGGAAGAAAGCTCTTACAAACGTTACTCCTGCCGTTGAAGTGAAAAGCCGCCGTGTAGGTGGAGCTACTTTTCAGATTCCACAGCCTATTCGCGATAGCCGTAAACTTTCAATGGCTATGAAATGGTTGATCAGCTATTCTCGAAAGAGAAATGAAAAGACCATGAGCGAGAGAATGGCTTATGAAATTATCGCTGCTGCTAAAGAAGAAGGAGCAGCTTACAAGAAAAAAGAAGATACCCACAGAATGGCAGAGGCAAACCGTGCTTTCTCTCATTTTAGGTTCTAG
- the fusA gene encoding elongation factor G, with protein sequence MAKRDLSYTRNIGIAAHIDAGKTTTTERILYYGGVSHKIGEVHDGAATMDWMEQEQERGITITSAATTLNWNYRGDKYHVNIIDTPGHVDFTVEVNRSLRVLDGLVFLFSAVDGVEPQSETNWRLANNYNVPRIGFVNKMDRQGADFLNVCAQVKEMLGSHALPLQINIGAEDDFKGVVDLINFKGIVWNEDDMGMTFKEVEIPAEILDEATQLREELLEAVAEFDETESLMEKFFEDPASITEREILDCLREATIAGKVVPMMCGSAFKNKGVQAMLDMVMEILPAPTDIEGIEGTNPDSGEPELRKPSYDEPFAALAFKIATDPFVGRLCFTRAYSGVLPSGSYVLNTRTGKKERISRIFQMHSNKQNQIDSLGAGDIGALVGFKDIKTGDTLCNEKHPIVLESMDFPDPVIGLAIEPKTQSDVDKLGVALGKLTEEDPTFTVKTDEDSGQTVISGMGELHLDIIMDRLRREFKVEVNQGAPQVSYKEAINGTIDHRETYKKQTGGRGKFADIVVTIEPGDNENPGLIFVNEIKGGNVPKEFIPSIEKGFKEAMANGVLAGFPVDSLKVTLKDGSFHAVDSDQLSFELAAKLAFRTAVPKAKPILLEPIMKLEVLTPEENMGDVVGDLNRRRGIMEGMGDRAGAKVVKAKVPLSEMFGYVTQLRTISSGRATSTMEFSHFEEAPKNVAEEVIAKVKGKSVEA encoded by the coding sequence ATGGCTAAAAGAGATTTATCCTACACCAGAAACATCGGAATCGCTGCCCATATTGACGCGGGTAAGACGACGACGACCGAGCGTATCTTATACTACGGTGGTGTAAGTCACAAGATTGGAGAGGTGCATGATGGTGCCGCTACAATGGACTGGATGGAGCAGGAGCAGGAGCGTGGTATCACGATTACTTCTGCGGCTACAACATTGAATTGGAATTACCGTGGAGACAAATACCACGTAAACATTATTGACACCCCTGGTCACGTTGACTTTACTGTAGAGGTAAATAGGTCTTTACGTGTTCTTGATGGGTTGGTTTTCTTGTTTAGTGCTGTTGACGGTGTTGAACCTCAGTCGGAAACGAACTGGCGTTTGGCCAACAACTACAACGTTCCGCGTATAGGATTCGTAAACAAGATGGACCGCCAAGGTGCAGACTTTTTAAATGTTTGCGCTCAGGTAAAAGAGATGCTGGGTAGCCACGCGTTACCATTGCAAATCAACATCGGAGCTGAAGATGATTTCAAAGGAGTGGTTGACTTGATCAATTTCAAAGGAATTGTCTGGAACGAAGATGACATGGGAATGACTTTCAAGGAAGTGGAAATCCCTGCCGAGATTTTGGATGAGGCAACTCAGTTGAGAGAGGAATTGTTGGAGGCGGTAGCTGAATTCGATGAAACGGAATCTTTGATGGAGAAATTCTTCGAGGATCCTGCTTCTATCACTGAAAGAGAAATCTTGGATTGTTTGCGTGAAGCGACCATCGCTGGGAAAGTTGTTCCGATGATGTGTGGTTCAGCTTTCAAGAATAAAGGAGTTCAAGCAATGTTGGATATGGTTATGGAAATTCTTCCTGCGCCAACTGACATTGAAGGTATAGAAGGTACAAACCCTGATTCAGGTGAGCCTGAACTCAGAAAGCCATCTTATGATGAGCCTTTTGCAGCATTAGCATTTAAAATTGCTACTGACCCATTCGTAGGTCGTTTGTGCTTTACCAGAGCTTATTCGGGTGTTCTTCCTTCAGGTTCATACGTGTTGAACACGAGAACAGGTAAGAAAGAGCGTATCTCGAGAATATTCCAAATGCACTCAAACAAGCAGAACCAAATCGATTCTCTTGGAGCAGGAGACATTGGAGCTTTGGTAGGTTTTAAGGATATTAAAACGGGAGATACACTCTGCAATGAAAAGCATCCGATCGTGTTGGAATCTATGGATTTCCCGGATCCGGTTATTGGATTGGCGATCGAGCCTAAGACGCAATCTGACGTTGACAAGTTGGGTGTAGCCCTAGGTAAGCTTACTGAAGAGGATCCAACATTTACAGTGAAGACTGATGAGGATTCAGGACAAACAGTCATTAGTGGTATGGGTGAGCTTCACTTGGATATCATCATGGACCGTCTTCGTCGTGAATTTAAGGTAGAAGTGAATCAAGGTGCACCTCAGGTTTCTTACAAGGAAGCCATAAACGGAACGATTGATCACCGTGAGACTTATAAGAAACAAACAGGTGGTCGCGGAAAATTCGCAGATATCGTAGTTACGATTGAGCCTGGTGACAATGAAAATCCTGGATTGATTTTCGTTAATGAAATCAAAGGTGGTAACGTACCAAAAGAATTTATTCCATCTATTGAGAAAGGTTTTAAAGAAGCAATGGCCAATGGTGTTCTTGCAGGCTTTCCGGTAGATTCATTAAAGGTGACATTGAAGGATGGATCTTTCCACGCAGTGGATTCTGACCAACTTTCATTCGAGCTGGCAGCAAAACTGGCATTCCGTACGGCTGTTCCAAAGGCAAAACCAATTCTTCTTGAGCCAATCATGAAGCTAGAGGTGTTGACTCCTGAAGAAAACATGGGAGACGTTGTAGGTGACTTGAACCGTCGACGAGGAATCATGGAAGGAATGGGAGACAGAGCTGGAGCAAAAGTTGTAAAAGCAAAAGTTCCACTTTCAGAAATGTTTGGATATGTGACTCAATTGAGAACGATTTCCTCAGGACGTGCTACGTCTACAATGGAATTCTCTCACTTCGAGGAAGCACCTAAAAACGTAGCTGAAGAAGTAATAGCCAAAGTAAAAGGTAAATCAGTAGAAGCTTAA
- the rpsJ gene encoding 30S ribosomal protein S10, giving the protein MSQKIRIKLKSYDHNLVDKSAEKIVKTVKSTGAVISGPIPLPTHKRIYTVLRSPHVNKKSREQFELCSYKRLLDIYSSSSKTVDALMRLELPSGVEVEIKV; this is encoded by the coding sequence ATGAGTCAAAAAATCCGCATTAAGCTAAAGTCGTACGATCACAATTTGGTCGACAAATCGGCAGAGAAAATCGTGAAGACCGTAAAGTCAACAGGTGCCGTAATTAGTGGGCCAATTCCACTACCTACACACAAGCGCATCTACACAGTTTTGCGTTCACCTCACGTAAATAAAAAATCTAGAGAGCAATTTGAACTCTGCTCCTACAAGCGACTGTTAGACATCTACAGTTCTTCTTCGAAGACTGTCGATGCGTTGATGCGCTTGGAATTACCCAGTGGGGTTGAAGTAGAGATTAAAGTCTAA
- the rplC gene encoding 50S ribosomal protein L3, whose translation MPGLIGKKVGMTSTFVGEDGRNVACTIIQAGPCVVTQVKTEENDGYKAIQLGFGERKEKNTPAPLKGHFKKAKTSPKKRLAEFAHFAGEYKLGDEVTVEIFAEGEFIDVSGKSKGKGFQGVVKRHNFRGVGDATHGQHNRLRAPGSIGAASDPARVFKGMKMAGQMGDAKVTLENIQVLKIMPEESLLIVKGSVPGAKGSFLILEKN comes from the coding sequence ATGCCTGGTTTAATTGGTAAAAAAGTAGGAATGACCAGTACGTTCGTAGGTGAAGACGGTAGAAACGTCGCATGTACGATCATACAAGCTGGTCCTTGCGTTGTAACGCAAGTGAAGACCGAAGAGAACGATGGTTACAAAGCCATTCAGTTAGGATTCGGCGAACGGAAGGAGAAAAATACTCCCGCTCCACTCAAAGGGCATTTCAAAAAAGCCAAGACTTCTCCAAAGAAGAGATTGGCTGAGTTTGCTCACTTCGCAGGCGAGTATAAGCTCGGTGATGAAGTGACTGTCGAAATATTCGCTGAAGGTGAGTTTATCGACGTGAGTGGAAAATCTAAAGGAAAAGGTTTTCAGGGTGTGGTAAAACGTCACAACTTCCGTGGAGTTGGAGATGCAACACACGGCCAGCACAACAGATTGCGTGCTCCAGGTTCTATTGGAGCTGCTTCTGATCCCGCGAGAGTATTCAAGGGAATGAAAATGGCTGGTCAAATGGGTGATGCAAAAGTTACTTTGGAGAATATCCAAGTGCTTAAGATTATGCCCGAAGAATCCTTGCTAATTGTGAAAGGTTCCGTACCCGGAGCAAAAGGTTCATTTCTAATCTTGGAGAAAAACTAA
- the rplD gene encoding 50S ribosomal protein L4, with protein MELSVYNIEGKETKKVKLDDSVFGIEPNDHAIYMDVKQFGANNRQGTHKAKERADVKGSGRKIKKQKGTGTARAGDIKNPLFRGGGRVFGPRPKDYSFKLNKKLKQLARKSALSYRAKENQITIIEDVKMDAPKTSAYLAMMTALKLADQKPLLITNGTDKTLSLSSRNVQKHKVVSVNELSTYDIMNCNRLVIAESAIEVIENTLKRTAK; from the coding sequence ATGGAACTTTCAGTCTACAATATCGAAGGAAAGGAGACCAAAAAGGTTAAATTGGACGATTCCGTATTCGGAATTGAACCGAACGATCACGCCATTTATATGGATGTGAAACAGTTTGGAGCCAACAACCGACAAGGTACTCATAAAGCGAAAGAGCGCGCTGACGTAAAAGGAAGCGGACGCAAGATCAAAAAGCAAAAAGGAACAGGTACTGCCCGTGCGGGTGATATAAAGAACCCTTTGTTTAGAGGTGGAGGTCGTGTTTTTGGTCCCAGACCAAAAGACTACAGCTTCAAGTTGAACAAGAAATTGAAGCAACTTGCACGAAAGTCAGCATTGAGCTACAGAGCAAAAGAGAACCAGATAACCATCATTGAAGATGTTAAAATGGATGCTCCGAAGACCAGCGCATACTTGGCAATGATGACCGCTTTGAAATTGGCAGATCAAAAACCCCTTTTGATTACCAATGGTACAGATAAAACACTATCTTTGTCGTCCCGTAACGTTCAGAAGCATAAAGTTGTGAGTGTCAACGAGTTAAGTACTTATGACATTATGAACTGCAACCGACTGGTAATTGCTGAAAGCGCTATCGAAGTGATAGAGAACACATTAAAAAGAACTGCTAAGTGA
- the rplW gene encoding 50S ribosomal protein L23, producing MSRIVLKPIVTEKMTAISEKLNRYGFYVSKEANKIEIKEAIEKLYDVNVDKVWTIRYAGKSKSRYTKTGMVTGKSAAYKKAVVTVAEGETIDIYSNI from the coding sequence ATGAGTCGTATTGTTTTAAAGCCAATTGTCACAGAAAAGATGACTGCGATTTCAGAGAAACTGAATCGCTACGGATTTTACGTGAGCAAAGAGGCGAATAAGATCGAGATCAAAGAGGCCATCGAAAAGCTATATGACGTGAACGTTGATAAAGTATGGACGATCCGTTACGCAGGTAAATCGAAGTCTCGCTACACGAAGACGGGAATGGTGACCGGAAAGAGCGCTGCTTATAAAAAAGCGGTTGTTACGGTTGCTGAAGGAGAAACCATCGACATATACAGCAATATTTAA
- the rplB gene encoding 50S ribosomal protein L2 gives MPVRKLKPTTPGQRHKILSAFTEITESKPEKSLLAPMSKSGGRNNNGRMTMRYIGGGHKRRYRIIDFKRDKHGMEAEVKTVEYDPNRTARISLVEYTDGEKRYIIAPEGIQVGQTIKSGEGVSPDVGNALYLSEIPLGTVVHNIEMRPGQGGVLARGAGTYAQLNARDGKYAILKMPSGETRMVLVTCLATIGSVSNGDHFLVRSGKAGRSRWLGRRPRVRGVVMNPVDHPMGGGEGRNSGGHPRSRNGIPAKGYKTRNKKKASNKYIIERRKK, from the coding sequence ATGCCGGTTAGAAAATTAAAGCCTACAACACCAGGGCAACGACATAAGATACTTAGTGCTTTCACTGAGATTACGGAGTCTAAGCCAGAGAAGTCACTTTTGGCTCCGATGAGTAAGTCAGGAGGACGTAACAACAATGGTCGTATGACAATGCGCTACATTGGTGGAGGACACAAGCGTCGTTATCGTATCATCGATTTCAAGCGAGATAAGCATGGAATGGAGGCCGAAGTAAAAACGGTAGAATACGATCCGAACAGAACTGCACGCATTTCATTGGTTGAATATACTGACGGTGAGAAGCGTTATATCATAGCTCCTGAAGGAATCCAAGTTGGGCAGACGATCAAGAGTGGTGAAGGAGTTTCACCAGATGTTGGGAACGCACTTTACCTAAGTGAAATTCCTTTGGGAACAGTTGTTCACAACATTGAGATGCGTCCTGGTCAGGGAGGTGTATTAGCAAGAGGTGCCGGAACATATGCACAATTGAACGCTCGAGATGGTAAATATGCTATTCTTAAGATGCCTTCAGGCGAAACGAGAATGGTACTAGTTACTTGCTTGGCGACTATAGGATCTGTTTCCAACGGAGATCACTTCTTAGTTCGTTCGGGAAAAGCAGGACGTAGCCGCTGGTTAGGTCGTCGACCAAGAGTTCGTGGAGTAGTTATGAACCCTGTTGATCACCCAATGGGTGGTGGTGAAGGCCGTAACTCAGGAGGTCATCCTCGTTCGCGTAATGGAATTCCTGCAAAAGGATACAAGACGCGTAACAAAAAGAAAGCTTCGAATAAGTACATTATCGAAAGAAGAAAGAAATAA